In Candidatus Limnocylindrales bacterium, a single window of DNA contains:
- the moaA gene encoding GTP 3',8-cyclase MoaA — MQLKLIDSYNRQMGSMRVSITDRCNFRCVYCMPEEGLDWFDSKKLLTFDEIERIVRIVVRMGVKEIRLTGGEPLVRKGVADLIRRLSQIEGLEDLSLTTNGFLLKELAGDLAAAGLKRINVSLDSLVKEKFFKLTRRNALHKVMEGLEELEKYPQIRPIKVNVVAMRGFTEDEIIDFARLARRKPYIIRFIEFMPLEADRIWRKEDVLTGKEILEKINTTYMKLVPLGGEDPSSTSKNYQFEDGIGQIGFINPVSEPFCSTCNRIRMTADGMFRTCLFSQVETDLRTPLRNGCSDEELEQILLKAVKGKELKHHINDNSFKRTTRTMSQIGG, encoded by the coding sequence ATGCAATTAAAGCTAATCGATAGTTATAATCGACAGATGGGAAGCATGCGGGTTTCGATAACCGACCGTTGTAATTTCCGATGTGTATACTGTATGCCTGAAGAAGGATTAGACTGGTTTGATAGTAAGAAGCTGTTGACCTTTGATGAGATTGAGCGAATTGTTCGGATTGTGGTAAGGATGGGGGTTAAGGAGATTCGTCTAACCGGTGGAGAACCCCTGGTTCGAAAAGGGGTTGCTGATCTCATTAGAAGATTATCTCAAATTGAAGGCCTTGAAGATTTAAGTTTAACGACCAACGGTTTTCTTCTTAAGGAGTTGGCGGGGGATTTGGCCGCTGCCGGACTTAAACGCATCAATGTGAGTTTGGATTCCCTGGTTAAGGAAAAATTTTTCAAGCTTACCCGACGAAATGCCCTTCATAAAGTCATGGAAGGTTTGGAGGAGCTAGAAAAGTACCCGCAAATACGGCCTATTAAGGTGAATGTGGTGGCCATGAGGGGATTTACAGAAGATGAAATCATTGATTTTGCCAGGCTGGCCAGAAGGAAACCTTACATTATTCGATTCATAGAGTTTATGCCACTGGAAGCGGATCGAATTTGGAGGAAAGAAGATGTCCTGACGGGGAAGGAAATTTTGGAGAAGATTAACACTACGTATATGAAATTGGTTCCCCTGGGGGGAGAGGATCCCAGCTCTACGTCTAAAAATTATCAGTTTGAGGATGGTATTGGTCAGATTGGCTTTATTAATCCGGTCAGTGAACCCTTTTGTTCCACGTGTAACCGAATCCGGATGACGGCAGACGGAATGTTCCGTACCTGCTTATTCTCCCAGGTGGAGACTGACCTGAGGACCCCTCTCCGAAATGGCTGTTCAGATGAGGAGTTAGAACAAATTCTACTTAAGGCCGTGAAAGGAAAAGAGTTAAAACATCATATCAACGACAACTCCTTTAAACGAACGACCCGGACCATGTCTCAAATAGGGGGATAA
- a CDS encoding fumarate hydratase, whose amino-acid sequence MRKIRLSEVTEAVKRLCMEACCLVNEEMSIGFQKALQQEESPIGIEVLTQIIENAQIATAEFVPMCQDTGVTVVFVELGEEVCFEGSGLIEAINQGVAEGYQTGYLRKSMVRDPLRRQNTQDNTPAIVHIDLVPGDKLKIMVAAKGGGAENMSALRMLRPADGLPGIMNFVLEVVKKAGPNACPPLVVGVGIGGNFEKSALLAKKALFRPLGQRHPDPFYAQLEEQLIEKINNLGIGPQGMGGRVTTLDVHMEVFPCHIASLPVAVNLDCHAHRHKEMVF is encoded by the coding sequence GTGCGGAAAATCAGGCTGTCGGAAGTTACAGAAGCTGTAAAAAGGTTGTGTATGGAAGCCTGTTGTTTGGTGAACGAAGAGATGAGCATTGGATTTCAAAAGGCTCTGCAACAGGAAGAATCTCCTATTGGAATAGAAGTATTGACCCAGATTATAGAAAATGCACAAATTGCTACGGCAGAATTTGTTCCCATGTGTCAGGATACGGGTGTTACTGTAGTCTTTGTAGAACTGGGAGAGGAAGTATGCTTCGAGGGATCTGGATTGATCGAGGCGATTAATCAAGGAGTTGCAGAGGGCTATCAGACAGGTTATCTTCGAAAATCCATGGTCCGTGATCCCTTACGGCGTCAAAACACACAGGATAACACGCCGGCCATTGTACATATTGATCTTGTACCTGGAGATAAATTAAAAATTATGGTTGCGGCCAAAGGCGGGGGAGCGGAAAATATGAGCGCCTTAAGGATGCTACGTCCTGCCGATGGTCTTCCAGGTATTATGAATTTTGTGTTGGAGGTGGTAAAAAAGGCCGGTCCTAACGCCTGTCCCCCTCTGGTCGTAGGGGTAGGAATTGGTGGAAACTTTGAGAAGAGTGCTCTTCTAGCCAAAAAAGCCCTGTTTCGGCCTCTGGGCCAAAGACACCCGGACCCTTTTTATGCTCAGTTAGAAGAACAATTGATTGAAAAAATTAATAACCTGGGTATAGGTCCTCAAGGCATGGGAGGTAGGGTGACGACTTTAGACGTTCATATGGAGGTTTTTCCTTGCCATATAGCAAGCCTCCCTGTCGCCGTGAACCTGGATTGCCATGCCCATCGTCATAAGGAAATGGTCTTCTGA
- a CDS encoding Mrp/NBP35 family ATP-binding protein, with protein MFWSKKSSSGEKPTGNGQELSGNGITPAQVLAALSQVKDPDLHRDLVSLNFIKDLSVEGSKVSFTIELTTPACPVKAKLESEARNAVMAIPGVTQVEVKMTSRVQSAGFGDHSPVPGVKNIIAVGSGKGGVGKSTVAVNLAVALAECGASVGLMDADIYGPSLAMMMGVSSKDLPPSHGNKMIPPIRYGVKLISLGFLLPDTSTPVVWRGPMVGKAVDQLLTDVEWGELDYLVVDLPPGTGDAQLSLAQKVAVSGAVVVTTPQDVALLDVIKAVNMFKKVNIPVLGIIENMSYLECPHCHERIDLFKHGGGRRASQQYGIPFLGEISLNPDIPVGGDQGIPIIKSHPDSQQARQFMEIAKAMAAQLSMVNYEKSVLKIIN; from the coding sequence ATGTTCTGGTCGAAAAAATCTTCGTCGGGAGAGAAACCGACAGGAAATGGTCAAGAGCTATCCGGAAATGGGATTACTCCGGCTCAGGTTTTAGCTGCCTTGAGTCAAGTGAAAGATCCTGATTTACATCGTGATTTGGTTTCTCTAAACTTCATTAAGGATCTTTCTGTCGAGGGTTCTAAGGTAAGTTTCACCATAGAGTTAACCACGCCGGCCTGTCCGGTCAAGGCGAAGCTTGAGAGTGAAGCTCGAAATGCTGTGATGGCGATTCCCGGGGTTACCCAAGTGGAGGTCAAGATGACCTCACGGGTGCAATCGGCTGGATTTGGTGACCATTCACCGGTTCCAGGGGTCAAAAATATTATCGCGGTGGGAAGCGGTAAGGGGGGAGTTGGAAAATCTACCGTAGCAGTTAATCTGGCCGTGGCTCTCGCCGAGTGTGGAGCTTCGGTAGGACTTATGGATGCAGATATTTATGGACCCAGTCTGGCGATGATGATGGGCGTAAGTTCTAAAGATCTTCCTCCTTCCCATGGAAATAAAATGATTCCCCCGATCCGTTATGGAGTAAAGCTTATTTCGTTGGGATTTCTTCTACCTGATACTTCGACCCCGGTCGTCTGGCGCGGACCTATGGTCGGTAAAGCGGTTGATCAGCTTTTAACCGATGTAGAATGGGGAGAGCTGGATTACCTGGTAGTGGATTTACCTCCGGGTACCGGGGATGCTCAGTTAAGTCTGGCTCAGAAGGTTGCTGTGAGTGGAGCCGTGGTGGTGACAACCCCTCAAGATGTGGCCCTTCTCGATGTGATTAAAGCCGTTAATATGTTCAAGAAGGTAAATATTCCGGTCTTAGGTATTATCGAAAATATGAGCTACCTGGAATGTCCCCATTGCCATGAAAGGATTGATCTTTTTAAGCATGGGGGGGGCCGTAGGGCCAGCCAGCAATACGGAATTCCTTTTCTGGGGGAAATTTCCCTTAACCCGGATATTCCCGTTGGAGGAGATCAAGGTATTCCCATTATTAAATCCCATCCTGATTCCCAGCAAGCCCGACAGTTTATGGAAATTGCCAAAGCCATGGCTGCTCAATTAAGTATGGTAAATTATGAGAAATCCGTGCTCAAGATTATAAATTAA
- a CDS encoding peroxiredoxin — protein MEPLPIGIDAPRFSLPATGGGTVALEDFLGRKNLVLVFYCKNKTPGUNRQLSSLRDDKEQFEQLDTEILGINPGSLKSHENYVRDLQLNFKLLSDSQCTMTRAYNALKEDGKSVQRTVYIIDKTGKIRYAKQGMPSDQELLETLKSLG, from the coding sequence ATGGAACCCTTACCAATCGGTATCGATGCACCTCGATTCTCCCTTCCGGCAACAGGTGGAGGAACCGTAGCCCTGGAAGATTTTTTGGGTCGAAAAAATCTGGTTCTCGTTTTCTACTGCAAAAATAAAACCCCAGGGTGAAATAGACAACTCTCATCCCTGCGGGATGACAAGGAACAATTCGAACAATTGGATACGGAAATTCTAGGCATTAACCCGGGTTCTCTTAAATCCCATGAGAATTATGTACGGGATCTTCAACTCAATTTTAAACTCCTGAGCGATTCTCAATGTACCATGACCAGGGCCTATAATGCCCTCAAAGAAGATGGTAAAAGTGTCCAGAGAACCGTTTACATTATAGATAAAACCGGAAAGATTCGATATGCAAAACAGGGTATGCCTTCAGATCAGGAACTTTTAGAAACTCTTAAATCCCTGGGTTAA
- a CDS encoding cupin domain-containing protein: MEWRELNRLKKFSDEKFQKINVFESERMFCDIYCFKPGQEQKIHKHEGSDKIYYILEGQGRFKVGSEEKEFRAGTSIWIPPGVEHGVRNSGSDPLVTLVFMAPKPSH, from the coding sequence ATGGAATGGCGTGAACTAAATCGGTTAAAGAAATTCTCTGACGAGAAGTTTCAAAAGATCAATGTGTTTGAAAGCGAACGAATGTTTTGCGATATTTACTGTTTCAAACCGGGCCAGGAACAAAAAATCCATAAACATGAAGGCTCCGACAAGATTTATTACATCTTAGAAGGGCAGGGTCGCTTCAAAGTTGGATCTGAAGAAAAAGAGTTTCGAGCCGGAACATCCATCTGGATTCCCCCAGGAGTTGAACACGGAGTCAGAAACTCAGGATCGGACCCTCTGGTTACCCTGGTCTTTATGGCTCCTAAACCCTCCCACTAA
- a CDS encoding DUF2203 domain-containing protein, producing MAAKIFTLEEANRLIPQLRAILTGIMEKRDKIAARQKEVYAIRRIIDGNGHNPEALGFAAKERELKELINQLNEDIEKINSLGCELKDIHLGLVDFRSIREGREVYLCWKFDEDEISFWHDLHTGFAGRQPLF from the coding sequence ATGGCTGCAAAAATTTTCACTCTTGAAGAAGCTAACCGATTAATTCCGCAATTACGGGCTATCTTAACAGGAATCATGGAGAAGCGAGACAAAATCGCCGCCCGGCAAAAGGAAGTTTATGCGATTCGCAGGATTATAGACGGTAATGGGCATAATCCAGAAGCTTTAGGCTTCGCGGCCAAGGAACGGGAGTTAAAAGAGCTGATCAACCAACTCAATGAAGATATTGAAAAGATCAACAGTTTAGGATGTGAACTTAAAGATATTCACCTGGGTTTAGTGGATTTTCGCTCTATTCGGGAAGGACGAGAGGTTTACCTGTGCTGGAAGTTCGATGAAGATGAGATCAGTTTCTGGCATGATCTCCACACCGGATTTGCCGGTAGACAACCCCTTTTTTGA
- the allB gene encoding allantoinase AllB, with the protein MPYDLLLKNGILTTDYGVFKADVGIKDGKIAFLGNLDSPFPGEVRETIDLQGKYLFPGVVDPHCHFGEPGTAEREDFGTGTRSAAAGGVTTVIEMPLCFPPTDNPEHFYLKLALAQEKAVVDFSLWGGLVPNNQEEIPKLFELGVQAFKAFMCYTSHYPQVTDGELLQGMKIIADLGGLVGVHAENDGIIKYYTQQLKKAGRTDGKAHAEARPPIAEYEAISRAILLAKEAEVNLHILHMGIASGAKLIHEAKQSGIPVTFETCPHYLTLTEEDLLRLGPYAKCNPPLRSRENVDALWEYVLNGTLDMIVSDHAPYTIEDKNKGWQEIFAAPSGINGIQTLLPLMISEGVHKRGLNLVHLVRLVSTNPARRFKLYPKKGTIRIDSDADLVVVDLDAPWTVKKEDLFYKNLWSPYEGWTLKGKVLTTFVRGKKVFEEGKILAEPGYGKWIAMGSS; encoded by the coding sequence ATGCCGTATGACTTGTTACTTAAGAATGGAATCCTCACAACGGATTATGGGGTCTTTAAAGCCGACGTAGGAATAAAGGACGGGAAGATAGCTTTTCTAGGAAATCTGGATTCGCCCTTTCCAGGGGAAGTCCGGGAAACGATAGACCTTCAAGGTAAATACCTTTTCCCCGGTGTTGTAGACCCTCATTGCCATTTCGGTGAACCCGGCACAGCCGAGCGGGAAGATTTCGGTACAGGTACTCGAAGTGCCGCAGCAGGAGGGGTTACGACTGTTATTGAAATGCCGCTTTGCTTTCCCCCCACAGATAACCCTGAGCACTTCTACCTCAAGCTAGCCCTGGCCCAGGAAAAAGCTGTGGTGGATTTTAGCTTGTGGGGAGGTCTGGTTCCGAATAATCAGGAAGAAATCCCAAAGCTTTTTGAATTGGGAGTTCAGGCCTTTAAAGCCTTCATGTGCTATACTTCTCACTATCCTCAGGTCACAGATGGAGAGCTCCTGCAAGGGATGAAAATAATCGCCGATCTGGGCGGGTTAGTTGGTGTTCATGCCGAGAATGATGGAATTATCAAATATTATACCCAACAGCTCAAAAAAGCCGGACGTACCGATGGTAAAGCCCATGCTGAAGCACGTCCTCCCATTGCAGAATATGAAGCCATCTCCCGGGCCATTCTTTTGGCTAAAGAGGCTGAAGTAAATCTGCACATTCTCCATATGGGAATTGCCAGTGGAGCTAAACTCATCCACGAAGCAAAACAATCGGGAATTCCCGTAACTTTTGAAACCTGTCCCCATTATTTAACCCTGACGGAGGAGGATCTTCTTCGACTGGGGCCTTATGCCAAGTGCAATCCGCCTCTGAGGAGCCGGGAAAATGTAGACGCACTTTGGGAGTATGTTCTCAATGGGACCCTGGATATGATCGTCTCCGACCATGCTCCTTATACCATTGAAGATAAAAATAAGGGTTGGCAGGAAATCTTTGCAGCTCCCTCGGGTATTAACGGAATCCAGACTCTACTGCCTCTAATGATCAGTGAAGGCGTCCACAAACGCGGCTTGAACCTCGTTCACTTAGTCCGTCTCGTCTCGACCAATCCTGCCAGGCGGTTCAAATTGTATCCTAAAAAAGGAACCATCCGTATCGATTCAGATGCAGATCTGGTAGTTGTGGATCTGGATGCCCCATGGACGGTTAAAAAAGAAGATCTCTTCTATAAAAATCTCTGGAGCCCTTACGAAGGATGGACCCTCAAGGGAAAGGTTCTTACGACCTTCGTCCGTGGAAAAAAAGTCTTCGAGGAGGGGAAAATCCTTGCAGAACCCGGCTACGGTAAATGGATAGCCATGGGAAGCAGCTAA
- a CDS encoding thiol-disulfide oxidoreductase DCC family protein, with amino-acid sequence MDQAIVLFDGVCNFCNASVNFVMDRDPEKHIRFAPLQSEAGQRLLKKFNLSPTALDTLILIEGEKFYTRSAAALRIAKRLQGLWPLLYIFIVVPPFIRDAVYDFIARNRYSWFGKTETCRVPTPELKERFLE; translated from the coding sequence ATGGACCAGGCCATCGTTTTATTCGACGGGGTTTGCAATTTTTGCAATGCCAGTGTAAACTTTGTCATGGATCGAGATCCAGAAAAACATATTCGCTTTGCGCCTTTACAATCCGAAGCCGGTCAAAGATTATTGAAAAAATTTAATCTTTCCCCAACAGCCCTGGATACCCTGATTCTTATAGAGGGGGAAAAGTTTTATACCAGATCGGCAGCGGCTCTGCGAATAGCCAAGAGGTTACAGGGACTCTGGCCCCTGTTATACATTTTTATTGTAGTTCCACCGTTTATTCGTGATGCGGTTTATGACTTCATTGCCAGAAATCGTTATAGCTGGTTTGGTAAAACGGAAACGTGCCGGGTTCCGACCCCGGAATTGAAAGAACGATTTCTAGAATGA
- a CDS encoding lipocalin-like domain-containing protein yields the protein MKKYLHIAVLIGGFILVTNYALGQQESSSGSPKSLGKSEEQFTGTWKLVSFQQVKSNGEVSYPMGPDADGWIMYDGKGHMCVQLTRANRPKFASNNFLGGTPEEIKSAFEGYFAYCGTYEVNEKGGFVVHHLKLSMYPNWIGTDQKRFFEFSGDRLTLKTPPFQQAGDQQILILVWERLK from the coding sequence ATGAAGAAATATCTCCATATAGCGGTTCTTATTGGGGGTTTCATTTTGGTTACAAATTATGCCCTGGGCCAACAGGAATCTTCTTCAGGTTCCCCCAAGTCTTTGGGAAAATCAGAGGAACAATTTACAGGGACCTGGAAGCTGGTTTCTTTCCAACAGGTAAAATCCAATGGAGAGGTAAGCTATCCTATGGGTCCCGATGCCGATGGTTGGATCATGTATGATGGGAAAGGTCACATGTGTGTACAACTGACCCGTGCCAATCGCCCAAAGTTTGCTTCCAATAACTTTTTAGGGGGGACTCCCGAAGAGATAAAGTCAGCTTTCGAGGGGTATTTTGCCTACTGCGGTACTTACGAAGTTAACGAAAAAGGAGGTTTTGTGGTTCATCATTTGAAGCTCAGTATGTATCCCAATTGGATCGGCACCGATCAGAAACGATTCTTCGAGTTTTCCGGAGATCGATTGACACTTAAAACCCCTCCCTTCCAGCAAGCCGGTGATCAGCAGATTCTGATCCTGGTTTGGGAACGTTTAAAGTAA
- a CDS encoding M20/M25/M40 family metallo-hydrolase: MVKYQEGSPDWKALEEEAISLLSQYLQIDTTNPPGNEILAAQFFKSIFDREGIESQIFESAPGRGNIYVRLKGNGSKKPIILLNHMDVVPADRRFWSMEPFSGVIQDGYIWGRGAIDMKGMGILELMTVLILKRQEIPLKGDVIFLGTADEEAGGRYGVGYMIDQHFDLIRDAGVVLNEFGWIYVRDGKVEHYGIAVSEKTPFWLRLTATGTPGHGSMPRADSSVNKLIEALHRLLEYQTPIKVVPDVQSFYADLADFAPGPFREKLKDLKSALQDPAFVAQFTRNLRSNAEIRNTISVTMLEGSNKINVIPPEASAQIDVRLLPGEDPVAFLEEIRKVIKDDSINIEPILAFTPTSASPADSELIRVIREIAKEYHPGAVVTRPLLVGFTDSHYFRKKGIPSYGFVPFKLADQDLALFHGNDERISVENVRFGTRMLYEMVKKLVVE, translated from the coding sequence ATGGTAAAGTACCAAGAAGGCAGTCCAGATTGGAAAGCGTTGGAAGAAGAAGCCATTTCTCTTCTAAGCCAGTATCTTCAAATTGACACGACCAATCCACCTGGAAACGAGATTCTGGCCGCCCAATTTTTCAAATCTATTTTTGATCGGGAAGGAATCGAAAGCCAGATCTTTGAGTCGGCACCTGGACGAGGAAACATCTATGTTCGTCTTAAAGGAAATGGCTCGAAGAAACCGATCATTTTGTTGAATCATATGGACGTCGTTCCGGCAGATCGGCGGTTCTGGTCCATGGAACCTTTCAGTGGCGTGATCCAGGATGGCTATATTTGGGGACGGGGAGCCATCGACATGAAGGGAATGGGAATTCTAGAACTCATGACCGTCTTGATTCTAAAACGCCAGGAGATTCCTTTGAAAGGAGACGTTATCTTCTTGGGAACAGCCGATGAAGAAGCCGGAGGTCGCTACGGTGTCGGTTACATGATTGATCAACACTTCGACCTTATCCGGGATGCAGGGGTTGTATTGAACGAGTTTGGATGGATCTACGTGAGGGATGGAAAAGTTGAACATTATGGTATAGCAGTCTCTGAAAAAACCCCCTTCTGGTTAAGATTGACGGCTACAGGTACCCCTGGTCATGGGTCAATGCCCAGAGCCGATTCATCGGTAAATAAATTAATCGAGGCGCTCCATAGACTCCTCGAATATCAAACCCCTATTAAGGTAGTCCCGGATGTTCAGAGTTTTTATGCCGATCTTGCCGATTTTGCACCCGGGCCTTTTCGAGAAAAGTTAAAGGATTTGAAATCGGCCCTCCAGGATCCCGCTTTTGTCGCCCAGTTTACCAGGAACCTCCGTTCAAACGCTGAAATTCGGAATACTATTTCAGTAACCATGTTGGAAGGCTCGAACAAAATCAATGTTATTCCACCGGAAGCTTCCGCTCAGATTGATGTCCGACTCCTCCCCGGCGAGGATCCTGTAGCCTTTCTGGAAGAGATTCGGAAGGTTATTAAAGATGACTCCATCAACATTGAACCTATTCTGGCTTTTACCCCAACCAGTGCCTCTCCGGCCGATTCAGAACTCATCCGAGTCATTCGGGAGATTGCCAAAGAATACCATCCCGGAGCGGTAGTGACCAGACCCCTTCTGGTCGGATTTACCGATTCTCATTACTTCCGAAAAAAGGGGATTCCCAGCTATGGATTCGTACCTTTTAAACTTGCCGACCAGGATCTGGCCCTCTTCCATGGAAACGATGAGCGCATCTCAGTAGAAAATGTAAGATTCGGCACCCGGATGTTATACGAGATGGTGAAGAAATTGGTGGTAGAATAA
- a CDS encoding lipocalin-like domain-containing protein: MCFFFYRLSVNSDIKTRDPIAGTWRLVSFEEQRADGTPVYPMGREVKGYISYDGRGHMSVQLMRTDLRKFTSNDPLAATSEEKIAAFEGYLAYWGTYTVNEEEGSVTHYLEGSLVPNWVNTVRKRFFQVSEDRLILTFPMTGDTVSSRLIWERWK; the protein is encoded by the coding sequence ATGTGTTTCTTCTTTTATCGACTGAGTGTGAATTCAGATATAAAAACTCGAGATCCTATTGCAGGTACGTGGAGATTGGTTTCTTTTGAGGAACAGCGAGCAGATGGAACCCCGGTTTATCCCATGGGACGAGAAGTTAAGGGTTATATCAGTTATGATGGAAGGGGCCACATGTCGGTACAATTGATGCGTACCGATCTTCGGAAGTTTACCTCAAATGATCCTTTGGCAGCCACTTCAGAAGAAAAAATAGCGGCATTTGAGGGATATCTTGCTTATTGGGGTACTTATACGGTTAACGAGGAGGAGGGAAGTGTAACACACTATCTGGAAGGTAGTCTGGTTCCGAACTGGGTAAATACCGTTCGAAAACGGTTTTTCCAGGTTTCTGAGGATCGGTTAATCCTGACCTTTCCCATGACCGGTGATACGGTAAGTTCGCGTTTAATTTGGGAGCGTTGGAAATAA
- a CDS encoding DUF5666 domain-containing protein — protein sequence MIRKLGILTLVLVVTVTWIGISYAQQPSSQSSNPAGQTSQPSAQPGQQPEMKSGTATGEKATTPRQKKKSTGLEKVYGTVKEVSGNTLTLTPAKGKSATTPEPISITLTDKTKVRGGSTADLKAGEQVTVWYKEEGGSKVAQTVKIRRTTGSKKSTSSKKATSMKKA from the coding sequence ATGATCAGGAAATTAGGGATCTTAACATTAGTTTTAGTTGTAACCGTAACCTGGATAGGGATAAGTTATGCTCAACAACCGAGTAGCCAGAGTAGTAATCCGGCGGGTCAGACGAGCCAGCCATCTGCACAGCCCGGTCAACAGCCTGAGATGAAGTCTGGAACTGCAACCGGTGAGAAAGCTACAACTCCCCGTCAAAAGAAAAAATCTACAGGTCTTGAAAAGGTCTATGGAACTGTTAAAGAGGTTTCTGGGAATACCCTTACCCTAACGCCGGCGAAGGGCAAAAGTGCTACGACTCCGGAACCTATCTCTATTACCCTTACTGACAAGACCAAAGTAAGAGGGGGTAGCACTGCGGACCTTAAGGCAGGCGAACAGGTAACCGTCTGGTATAAAGAGGAAGGTGGCTCCAAGGTTGCCCAAACGGTAAAAATCCGCCGCACCACCGGTTCAAAAAAGTCTACCAGCTCGAAAAAAGCTACCAGTATGAAGAAGGCGTAA
- a CDS encoding SAF domain-containing protein, producing MRNQNLLQLLAARAESGNPLRVGLIGAGKFGTMFLSQALRVKGLHVLGIADLSVERIRNALLRAGWPPEQFTASSFVEAFKTGKTYLTDNSEKLIQAEGLEVLVEATGIPTVGIRHALKAFENGRHVVMVNVEADVLAGPLLAERAATAGVVYSLAYGDQPALICELVEWARACGFEVICAGKGTKYLPLYHTSTPDTVWEYFGIKRERALEDNLNPRMFNSFLDGTKSAIEMAAVANATGLIPQPEGLNFPPCGVDDLAHVCRPRSEGGQLSHPGTVEVVSSLERDGRPVFRDLRWGVYVTFAAPNDYVKRCFVDYGLKVDSTGRYAAMYKPFHLIGLEVPISVLRVGLRREATGTATGFRGDVAAIAKRDLAVGEILDGEGGYCIYGRLMPATQALKSGTLPIGLAHHLKLKNKVAAGQPVRWSDVEYDETDLAVRIRREMEQRFGSQKPDTPLREAL from the coding sequence ATGAGGAATCAAAACTTATTACAATTACTAGCGGCCCGTGCCGAATCTGGCAATCCACTCCGGGTTGGACTTATTGGGGCCGGTAAATTTGGGACCATGTTTTTGAGTCAAGCCCTTCGCGTGAAGGGCCTGCATGTATTAGGTATTGCCGATTTATCGGTAGAACGTATTCGCAATGCCTTACTTCGTGCAGGCTGGCCCCCAGAGCAATTTACAGCTAGTAGTTTCGTTGAAGCGTTCAAAACGGGTAAGACCTATTTAACCGATAATAGTGAAAAGCTCATTCAGGCTGAAGGGTTAGAGGTTTTGGTTGAAGCAACGGGGATTCCCACTGTTGGGATAAGGCATGCCCTTAAGGCCTTTGAAAATGGCCGCCATGTGGTCATGGTCAATGTAGAAGCCGATGTATTGGCAGGACCTCTGTTGGCCGAGCGTGCAGCTACAGCAGGCGTTGTTTATAGTCTGGCTTATGGAGATCAGCCCGCCTTGATTTGTGAGTTGGTGGAATGGGCACGGGCTTGTGGCTTTGAAGTTATCTGTGCAGGTAAAGGAACTAAATATCTTCCACTTTACCATACTTCGACCCCGGATACAGTGTGGGAGTATTTTGGCATCAAGCGGGAAAGGGCTCTGGAGGATAATCTCAATCCACGTATGTTCAATTCCTTCCTGGACGGAACCAAATCAGCTATTGAAATGGCAGCTGTGGCCAATGCGACCGGGTTGATTCCCCAACCGGAAGGTCTGAACTTCCCACCTTGTGGAGTAGATGATTTAGCCCATGTATGTCGCCCTCGAAGTGAAGGAGGTCAACTCAGTCATCCTGGTACGGTAGAAGTGGTCTCCAGCCTGGAGCGAGACGGGCGACCTGTCTTTCGGGACTTACGATGGGGAGTTTATGTGACTTTTGCGGCCCCCAACGACTATGTTAAACGTTGTTTTGTCGATTATGGCTTAAAGGTCGATTCCACAGGACGTTATGCGGCCATGTATAAGCCCTTCCATCTCATTGGATTGGAAGTCCCGATCAGTGTTCTGAGAGTAGGCTTACGTAGGGAAGCGACAGGTACTGCGACGGGATTCCGAGGAGATGTTGCAGCCATTGCCAAACGGGATCTGGCCGTCGGGGAGATCCTGGATGGAGAAGGGGGTTATTGCATCTATGGTCGATTGATGCCGGCCACTCAGGCTCTGAAATCAGGTACCCTTCCCATAGGTCTGGCCCACCACCTAAAACTCAAAAATAAGGTAGCCGCAGGCCAACCGGTTCGCTGGTCGGATGTGGAATACGATGAAACCGACCTGGCAGTGCGAATTCGGCGGGAAATGGAACAGAGATTTGGTAGCCAAAAACCCGATACGCCACTACGAGAGGCTCTTTGA